A genome region from Bacteroidota bacterium includes the following:
- a CDS encoding cytochrome C oxidase subunit IV family protein, with translation MSEFHDPFPNYEMLAHHSEEHGKKARRKLWNVFWLLLVVTLIEVFVGVKAHEWGLPHLFLKFFFIGFTVVKAFYIVYSFMHLGDEVRWAKWMIIAPFSGFILYLIVMLVMGEGNYAREHRLDPPANTEQVPNK, from the coding sequence ATGTCAGAATTCCACGATCCGTTTCCGAATTATGAAATGCTCGCTCACCATTCTGAAGAGCATGGGAAAAAAGCAAGACGCAAACTCTGGAATGTATTCTGGTTGCTGCTTGTTGTAACACTCATCGAAGTATTCGTTGGAGTGAAAGCGCACGAGTGGGGACTTCCTCATTTATTCCTGAAATTCTTTTTCATCGGTTTCACCGTTGTGAAAGCATTCTACATTGTTTACAGTTTCATGCATCTTGGTGATGAAGTGCGCTGGGCAAAATGGATGATCATTGCGCCTTTTAGCGGTTTTATTCTTTATCTCATTGTGATGCTGGTTATGGGCGAAGGAAATTATGCAAGAGAACACCGGCTCGATCCGCCGGCGAATACAGAACAGGTTCCGAATAAATAA
- a CDS encoding SCO family protein yields MRYGIIFFIFFFSCSTGGDQKKPVADTVGNISSGSQRLMLYYPTDSTDKNGNKTYHTIPGVQLIQQNGKLFSTNSLNGKIVVSDFFFANCKGPCPRMTSQLARVQSAFAGNPDVKIISYTVDPDRDTAAALLEYAKRFNADSSQWKFVTGPKKKLYDLARYGFYMSVDSGDGGPDDFIHSDQVILVDRNAHIRGYYSGTDSVSIDTMISDIKTLLKQQ; encoded by the coding sequence ATGCGTTACGGAATTATTTTTTTCATTTTCTTTTTTTCCTGCTCAACGGGTGGAGATCAGAAAAAACCGGTAGCCGATACTGTAGGAAATATTTCTTCCGGTTCACAGCGGCTCATGCTGTATTACCCGACCGATTCTACGGATAAGAATGGGAATAAAACATATCACACCATTCCCGGCGTCCAATTGATCCAGCAGAACGGAAAACTATTTTCCACCAATTCTTTGAATGGAAAAATTGTCGTGAGCGATTTTTTCTTTGCGAATTGTAAAGGCCCGTGCCCGCGCATGACGAGCCAGCTTGCGCGCGTGCAAAGTGCATTCGCAGGAAATCCCGATGTGAAAATTATTTCCTACACCGTGGATCCCGATCGTGATACCGCGGCTGCATTACTGGAATATGCAAAACGTTTCAACGCCGACAGCTCACAATGGAAATTCGTAACAGGCCCGAAAAAAAAATTATACGATCTTGCCCGCTATGGATTTTATATGAGTGTCGATTCGGGAGATGGCGGACCGGATGATTTCATTCACAGCGACCAGGTCATTCTTGTTGATCGCAATGCGCACATCCGCGGTTACTACTCAGGAACTGACTCTGTATCGATCGATACTATGATCTCGGATATAAAAACATTATTAAAACAACAATGA